The following proteins are co-located in the Lagenorhynchus albirostris chromosome 2, mLagAlb1.1, whole genome shotgun sequence genome:
- the S100A12 gene encoding protein S100-A12, which produces MREVSSLEVKGDTCLIKTSLAQGSSPVLLPPHFCALRGECEVREMTKLEDHLEGIINIFHQYSIRLENYDTLNKSELKKLITKELPNALKNTKDRPSIDKVFQELDADKDGQVTFEEFVVLVSRVLKTAHADIHKE; this is translated from the exons ATGAGAGAAGTTTCTTCACTCGAGGTCAAAGGTGACACCTGCCTTATAAAAACCTCCCTGGCTCAGGGCTCCTCACCAGTGCTGCTGCCTCCACACTTCTGTGCATTGAGGG GTGAATGCGAAGTTAGGGAGATGACGAAGCTGGAAGACCACCTGGAGGGAATCATCAACATCTTCCACCAGTACTCCATTCGGCTGGAGAATTATGACACCCTCAACAAGAGTGAGCTGAAGAAGCTGATCACAAAGGAACTTCCAAATGCCCTCAAG AACACCAAAGACCGACCTTCCATTGACAAAGTATTCCAAGAGCTGGATGCTGATAAAGATGGACAGGTCACCTTTGAGGAATTCGTAGTCCTGGTGTCCAGGGTGCTGAAGACTGCCCATGCTGATATCCACAAAGAGTAG